Proteins from one Ktedonobacterales bacterium genomic window:
- a CDS encoding zinc ribbon domain-containing protein, producing the protein MPLYEYYCHDCSAHFELLTSYQHADAGIICQECHSPRVRRMLSVVARTRKGDSAGNDFGSDSDWGDADAGGGNCGCGGNCGCH; encoded by the coding sequence ATGCCTCTCTATGAGTATTATTGCCATGATTGTAGCGCACATTTTGAGCTGCTGACGAGCTACCAGCATGCTGATGCTGGCATCATCTGCCAGGAGTGCCATAGCCCTCGCGTGCGCCGGATGCTTTCGGTGGTCGCCAGAACACGTAAAGGCGATAGCGCCGGGAATGATTTTGGAAGTGACAGCGATTGGGGCGATGCCGATGCTGGCGGCGGAAACTGCGGCTGCGGCGGAAACTGCGGCTGCCACTAA
- the ispE gene encoding 4-(cytidine 5'-diphospho)-2-C-methyl-D-erythritol kinase produces MRTEGWFFARAYAKINLTLDVLGRRADGYHELASVMQTVALADTLAFRALADGATAFFCDAPALNGPDNLVCRAVQALREATGCQRGARIELQKQTPTQGGLGGGSSDAASVLLALNAWWSLGLSQARLLELAAGLGSDVPFFVLGGTALVEGRGEHVTPLPDLPGMWAVLLKPPVAVSTPAVFRVLTPDAYTDGQATKKLVEALGAGAPLPLDRLVNALEARVCQEYPAVSEGRAALIQAGASLTRMSGSGPTLFALFHSLEEARPVYQALRSEGRQVWLTRTVSRATALATPGIAGV; encoded by the coding sequence ATGCGCACAGAAGGATGGTTCTTTGCGCGAGCGTATGCCAAAATCAATCTGACGCTGGATGTGCTGGGTCGGCGGGCGGATGGCTATCATGAACTGGCGTCGGTGATGCAGACGGTCGCGCTGGCGGATACGCTGGCGTTTCGGGCGCTGGCCGATGGCGCGACAGCGTTTTTTTGCGATGCGCCAGCCTTGAATGGGCCAGATAATCTGGTGTGTCGCGCGGTTCAGGCGCTGCGCGAGGCGACGGGCTGCCAGCGCGGGGCGCGCATCGAATTGCAGAAACAGACGCCGACGCAGGGGGGCCTGGGCGGCGGCAGCAGCGATGCCGCCAGCGTCTTGCTGGCGCTGAACGCCTGGTGGTCGTTGGGTTTGAGCCAGGCGCGCCTGCTGGAACTGGCGGCGGGCCTGGGGTCGGATGTGCCTTTTTTTGTGCTGGGGGGTACTGCGCTGGTGGAGGGTCGCGGCGAGCATGTGACGCCTCTGCCCGATCTCCCCGGTATGTGGGCCGTGCTGCTCAAGCCTCCTGTCGCTGTCTCGACTCCGGCGGTGTTTCGGGTGCTGACACCCGATGCGTATACCGATGGGCAGGCGACAAAGAAGCTGGTCGAGGCTCTAGGTGCAGGCGCTCCGCTGCCGCTGGACAGGTTGGTCAATGCGTTGGAGGCGCGTGTCTGCCAGGAATATCCCGCTGTATCTGAGGGCCGCGCCGCTTTGATACAGGCGGGGGCATCCCTGACGCGGATGAGCGGGAGCGGCCCCACGCTTTTCGCGTTGTTTCACTCGCTGGAGGAGGCCCGGCCAGTCTATCAGGCGCTACGGAGTGAAGGCAGACAGGTCTGGCTGACGCGCACCGTCTCGCGCGCAACGGCTCTGGCGACGCCTGGCATAGCTGGCGTTTAA
- a CDS encoding FtsX-like permease family protein, whose product MLTKPRPTVTLPRRERGAVIPPMVTLAFWRVRETWRLLLVATLGVMVAVVLVCAVPLFSRVSLTAGLRAVLNATPQDSEAILSTQAISLNQQVFAEEIDQPLRSFMQEHLGTAIKKRPEFILQTQGIDIISSDPGESGNQMALLGFDMQQAAAHAELLQGRLPEQRGAELEGVITQKTADALRVSVGATIPLSFSFYLRQVSHLQVATQTLQLRVVGIFAPERDDPFWQGYDFDPSPLGTFISYKALMSTDTYLALLTTIGHAHEDDGVVYFVPNQQPFLDWYYTLDVNRISMGTLDDLIARLFSAQTQIVHDYGQTPYFSDPQLFGPPLELYGAPSTLERYRDRAAVASIPADILLIQVLALTLFFASMIADLIIDRQAGVIALLRSRGASRHHIFGSFVTQSIGLGLIALAVGPLLAIPLARILGLRLLAPADQNALNVIDGSPLQIALTLRWFALAAAACAVIAMILSVRGSTSQDVLALRREAARSTRHPLWRRLNLDVFFVIIALTGFGLSLYVTHTGALDARTNLLISTPLALVAPMLLIVAGILLFLRLFPLLLQLGAWLSARRPGAPMLLAIAQMARAPRQATRMILLLALASGFGVFTLVFQATQAQQARKVSAYQVGADFSGTIPPGIFEQPPLAQQTAAYRRIPGVLSAALGYSTQAVPEGNNQSIALEIRAVDTSTYARTAIWTDQDASQPLPALMQELARQSASGGSQIPAIVDALAWNALDLSKGATFSLALSNSGAFLPFIAIEEVQHIPTVNDSLVSGGTGDYSPPGGILIDYQTFATIFGRATDSPIQRNEVWLRTSDEPAMLASVRRALSSGPLALVPFYDRRAMIARSQSDPLYVNLIGDLALGAAIALLLALVGNLISSWLSARNRLMNFALLRALGSTPGQVARVLLCEQSVVYSIAIGLGVIFGALLAVTAIPALVFTSATQALGITSGEFYVIQRVLPVQMVIPPSLIIALALLVLLCITALGMMARIVSKPSISQTLRLNED is encoded by the coding sequence GTGCTTACAAAGCCGCGCCCAACAGTAACGCTGCCCCGACGCGAAAGAGGCGCCGTTATTCCTCCAATGGTGACTTTAGCCTTCTGGCGTGTGCGTGAAACCTGGCGCTTGCTCCTGGTGGCGACTCTGGGCGTGATGGTGGCGGTCGTGCTTGTTTGCGCAGTCCCCCTTTTCTCACGAGTCTCGCTGACTGCCGGATTGCGTGCCGTCCTCAACGCCACTCCCCAGGATTCAGAAGCCATTCTTTCGACCCAAGCGATTAGCCTCAATCAACAGGTCTTTGCCGAAGAGATCGATCAGCCGCTCCGATCCTTCATGCAAGAACACCTGGGAACCGCGATCAAAAAGCGCCCGGAGTTTATTCTTCAGACTCAGGGGATAGACATCATTTCTTCCGACCCAGGCGAGAGTGGTAATCAAATGGCGCTGCTGGGCTTTGATATGCAGCAGGCTGCGGCTCACGCCGAACTGCTCCAGGGGCGGCTGCCTGAGCAGAGAGGCGCTGAACTTGAGGGCGTCATCACCCAGAAAACCGCCGACGCGCTGCGCGTCAGCGTTGGCGCGACAATCCCTCTCTCCTTCTCCTTTTATCTGCGCCAGGTGTCGCACTTGCAGGTAGCCACCCAGACGCTCCAGCTGCGCGTGGTAGGTATTTTCGCGCCAGAGCGTGATGACCCTTTCTGGCAGGGATACGACTTCGACCCATCCCCGTTGGGGACATTTATCAGCTATAAAGCCCTGATGTCTACCGATACGTATCTGGCCCTGCTCACCACGATTGGACATGCCCATGAGGATGATGGGGTGGTGTATTTCGTCCCGAACCAGCAGCCATTTCTCGATTGGTATTACACGTTAGATGTGAACCGCATCTCAATGGGTACCCTTGACGACCTCATTGCCCGGCTCTTTTCGGCGCAGACGCAAATCGTCCACGACTATGGACAAACGCCTTACTTTTCTGATCCGCAGCTCTTTGGCCCGCCGCTGGAGTTATACGGCGCGCCCAGCACCCTTGAACGCTATCGTGATCGCGCTGCTGTTGCCAGCATTCCCGCCGACATCCTCCTGATTCAAGTGCTGGCGCTGACCCTCTTCTTCGCCAGCATGATTGCTGATCTCATCATTGATCGCCAGGCTGGGGTCATCGCGCTTCTGCGGAGCCGGGGGGCCAGCCGCCATCACATTTTCGGCTCGTTTGTCACTCAGAGCATCGGCTTGGGCTTGATTGCCCTGGCTGTTGGGCCGCTGCTCGCCATTCCCCTGGCGCGCATTCTTGGGCTGCGCTTGCTGGCTCCAGCCGATCAGAATGCGCTTAATGTGATCGATGGCAGCCCCTTGCAGATCGCGCTCACGCTGCGCTGGTTTGCCCTGGCGGCGGCAGCCTGTGCCGTTATCGCTATGATTCTTTCGGTGCGTGGTTCAACCAGCCAGGATGTGCTGGCCCTGCGCCGCGAAGCTGCCCGCTCCACGCGACACCCGCTCTGGCGTCGTCTCAACCTTGACGTGTTCTTCGTCATTATCGCCCTGACCGGCTTTGGCCTCTCGCTCTATGTTACCCATACCGGGGCGCTGGACGCGCGAACCAATCTGCTGATCTCTACTCCGCTGGCGCTGGTCGCGCCGATGCTGCTCATAGTTGCGGGCATTCTGCTGTTCCTGCGCCTCTTTCCCCTGCTCTTACAGCTAGGAGCCTGGCTTAGCGCCAGGCGTCCGGGTGCGCCAATGCTGCTGGCGATAGCCCAGATGGCGCGCGCTCCCCGCCAGGCCACGCGCATGATCTTGCTGCTGGCGCTGGCGAGCGGTTTCGGCGTTTTCACGCTGGTCTTTCAGGCTACTCAAGCGCAGCAAGCCCGCAAAGTCAGCGCCTATCAGGTGGGCGCTGACTTTAGCGGGACCATTCCCCCCGGCATCTTTGAGCAACCTCCCCTGGCGCAGCAAACAGCCGCGTATCGCCGTATTCCAGGCGTACTTTCCGCTGCCCTGGGCTACAGCACCCAGGCTGTCCCCGAAGGCAACAATCAGAGCATCGCGCTCGAAATCCGCGCGGTGGATACCAGTACCTATGCCCGGACAGCCATCTGGACCGATCAGGACGCTTCCCAACCGCTTCCCGCCCTTATGCAGGAACTTGCCAGACAAAGCGCGTCCGGCGGGTCACAGATTCCGGCTATTGTTGATGCCCTTGCCTGGAATGCGCTTGATCTTTCCAAAGGGGCTACGTTTTCCCTGGCGCTCTCTAACTCAGGGGCGTTTCTCCCATTTATCGCCATTGAAGAAGTGCAGCACATTCCCACCGTCAACGATAGCCTGGTTTCCGGCGGCACTGGCGATTACAGCCCGCCTGGCGGTATCTTGATTGATTACCAGACCTTTGCTACCATCTTTGGAAGAGCCACCGATTCGCCTATTCAGCGGAACGAGGTCTGGCTGCGAACCTCGGATGAACCGGCCATGCTTGCCAGCGTGCGCCGCGCCTTGAGCAGTGGCCCGCTGGCGCTTGTTCCGTTCTATGACCGGCGAGCGATGATTGCCCGGTCACAAAGCGACCCGCTCTATGTCAATCTCATCGGTGATCTGGCGCTGGGCGCAGCCATCGCTCTGCTGCTGGCTCTGGTGGGTAATCTGATTAGCTCCTGGCTCAGCGCCAGGAACCGTCTGATGAACTTTGCCTTGCTCCGCGCGCTGGGAAGCACGCCGGGCCAGGTTGCCAGGGTACTGCTGTGTGAGCAAAGTGTCGTATATAGTATAGCAATAGGTCTTGGTGTCATTTTTGGCGCCTTGCTAGCAGTGACGGCCATCCCCGCGCTGGTTTTCACCAGCGCAACGCAAGCGTTGGGGATCACCAGTGGTGAGTTTTACGTCATCCAGCGGGTACTGCCCGTCCAGATGGTGATTCCTCCGTCCCTTATCATCGCGCTGGCTTTGCTGGTTCTGCTGTGCATTACTGCCCTGGGGATGATGGCGCGCATCGTCTCGAAGCCATCGATCAGCCAGACACTCCGTCTCAATGAGGATTAA
- a CDS encoding plastocyanin/azurin family copper-binding protein — protein MVKKLVAVFSLAVLLGLLAGCQVQSAPTGSGGNTVTMGATTYTSGNTITIKKGETITFTDDKNNGSPHILVIGVDGAKKLEAGAPDFGTNGMSFQAGESKTTSPWMTPGTYHVTCTVHPTTMNLTVTVTA, from the coding sequence ATGGTGAAGAAACTTGTAGCGGTGTTCTCCCTGGCAGTGCTGCTGGGATTACTGGCAGGCTGCCAGGTGCAAAGCGCCCCAACCGGATCGGGGGGCAACACGGTCACGATGGGGGCAACGACCTACACTTCCGGGAATACCATTACGATCAAGAAAGGTGAGACGATCACCTTTACCGATGATAAGAACAACGGATCTCCTCATATTCTTGTGATCGGGGTGGACGGCGCGAAAAAGTTAGAGGCTGGTGCGCCAGATTTTGGCACAAATGGGATGTCCTTCCAGGCTGGCGAGAGCAAAACGACGTCACCCTGGATGACCCCTGGTACGTATCATGTGACCTGTACAGTTCACCCGACGACGATGAATCTGACGGTGACAGTGACAGCGTAG
- a CDS encoding PIG-L deacetylase family protein, translated as MSTSQPTTAQLRVMVIMAHPDDAEFTCGGTVASYTAAGARAEYVLATSGNRGSHEPGMTPEKLAAIREAEQRAAAEVLGVAEVTFLRYNDGEVEPSIALRRELALVLRKGRPDIVLTFDPWQHYQVHPDHRAIGQSTLDAIADARMPMYYPEQISGDVRDHRVLDVYFFATDHPNHWVDITETIDKKIAALRCHVSQVGDRDMDPFMRARGRAVGQERGMLYAEAFRHLPMIHPTIPGPR; from the coding sequence ATGTCCACATCTCAGCCAACTACTGCTCAGCTACGAGTCATGGTTATTATGGCCCATCCCGACGACGCCGAGTTTACCTGCGGGGGGACCGTTGCCAGCTACACCGCCGCAGGCGCGCGAGCCGAGTACGTGCTGGCAACCAGCGGCAACCGGGGCAGCCACGAGCCGGGCATGACGCCAGAAAAACTGGCCGCCATCCGCGAAGCAGAACAACGCGCCGCTGCCGAAGTCCTGGGAGTCGCCGAAGTCACCTTCCTCCGCTATAACGACGGCGAGGTCGAGCCTTCCATCGCCCTGCGCCGCGAACTGGCGCTCGTGCTGCGCAAGGGCCGACCTGATATTGTGCTGACCTTTGACCCCTGGCAGCACTATCAGGTCCACCCCGATCATCGCGCCATTGGACAATCAACCCTCGACGCCATCGCCGATGCCCGCATGCCTATGTATTATCCCGAACAAATCAGCGGCGACGTGCGCGACCATCGCGTGCTCGACGTGTATTTCTTCGCCACCGATCACCCCAACCACTGGGTAGACATCACCGAAACGATAGACAAAAAAATCGCCGCGCTGCGCTGTCATGTCAGTCAGGTTGGCGACCGTGATATGGACCCATTCATGCGCGCGCGGGGACGCGCTGTTGGTCAGGAACGTGGGATGCTCTATGCCGAGGCGTTCAGACACCTGCCCATGATTCATCCAACCATCCCCGGCCCGCGCTAA
- a CDS encoding L,D-transpeptidase family protein — MERGFLQRRCWWFFSLFCLGMLLFLSACGSVSPVGQQAQQYKAALDKELAHALQIGVPQTMLTPIQQQEKRMAQGATPTGLFGDTTPDSAYKNASVSYQLLLAETLNVEIQATQLTQHDTEVGIGNFADALQLRQNEQYPQVAVFQQRLTQAETNYSQAQIPNEYTKISAFVSTQSQALYLLGTTRDQLDQLKSVLAQMKKAGLNTALGQQEYQDDLDNFQLSNQPDQLTKLQGIVNTQIQQLVADQTAAIPYVGAAMLQSFQDLIDQAKKYGENVTQFQQQHDQDMSDLEDAHSLQQYLQLSARIQSQSASMNFILVRGKARYDLKALKTLIGKTKYDNDYEYLNGTDAYNDEAARLTYARTVSDYQQIDNQLTILLNNINALLTNLKDPNYNNHDQPHQVDMQLMQQYHLTKGKVMIVSLTEQTAREYENGKLVHWNYVVTGRRELPSPPGLWPIIFKESHIIFKSSEPKDSAFWYPDTPINYAAEFHVGGFFFHDATWRAQFGPGTNLPHADYSSGDFSSNGTHGCINLRLSQAQWLYGWLQVGTPTIIF, encoded by the coding sequence ATGGAACGTGGATTCTTGCAACGGCGATGCTGGTGGTTCTTCTCTCTCTTTTGCCTGGGCATGCTGCTCTTTCTGAGCGCCTGCGGTTCGGTGAGTCCCGTCGGCCAGCAAGCGCAGCAGTATAAAGCCGCGCTGGATAAAGAGCTGGCTCACGCGCTCCAGATTGGCGTGCCTCAGACCATGCTGACGCCAATCCAGCAGCAGGAAAAGCGCATGGCGCAGGGCGCCACGCCAACGGGACTCTTCGGCGATACCACTCCCGATAGCGCCTATAAAAATGCCAGCGTCAGCTATCAACTGCTGCTGGCGGAAACCCTGAATGTAGAGATTCAGGCGACACAACTCACGCAGCATGATACAGAGGTTGGCATTGGCAATTTCGCCGATGCGCTGCAATTGCGCCAGAACGAACAATATCCCCAGGTCGCCGTTTTTCAACAGCGGCTAACCCAGGCTGAAACCAACTATAGCCAGGCGCAAATACCCAATGAATACACCAAAATTAGCGCCTTCGTCAGCACCCAGTCACAGGCTCTTTATTTGCTGGGTACAACCAGGGATCAGCTTGATCAACTCAAAAGCGTGCTGGCCCAGATGAAAAAAGCTGGCCTGAATACCGCCCTCGGCCAACAAGAATATCAGGACGATCTGGATAACTTCCAACTATCTAACCAACCCGATCAGTTGACCAAACTTCAGGGCATCGTGAATACACAGATTCAGCAACTCGTGGCCGACCAGACCGCCGCGATCCCCTATGTGGGCGCCGCGATGCTTCAGAGCTTTCAAGACCTCATCGATCAGGCCAAAAAATATGGCGAAAATGTCACCCAGTTTCAACAGCAGCACGACCAGGATATGTCTGATCTAGAGGACGCCCACTCGCTTCAGCAGTACCTCCAGCTTTCCGCGCGGATTCAGTCACAGAGCGCCTCCATGAACTTCATCCTGGTGCGCGGCAAAGCGCGCTATGACCTGAAAGCTCTCAAAACCCTGATCGGGAAGACAAAATACGACAACGACTATGAGTACCTGAATGGTACCGACGCCTATAACGACGAGGCGGCCCGTCTCACATACGCCAGAACCGTGAGCGATTATCAGCAGATTGACAATCAGCTTACCATCCTGCTCAACAATATTAATGCTTTGCTCACCAACCTGAAAGACCCCAACTACAATAACCACGATCAGCCCCATCAGGTTGATATGCAGCTCATGCAGCAGTACCACCTGACCAAAGGCAAGGTCATGATCGTCTCGCTTACCGAACAAACCGCGCGCGAATATGAAAACGGCAAGCTTGTTCACTGGAACTACGTTGTCACTGGCCGACGGGAACTCCCTTCACCACCAGGACTCTGGCCGATCATCTTCAAAGAAAGCCACATCATCTTCAAGTCTAGTGAACCCAAAGACTCTGCATTCTGGTATCCCGACACACCGATCAACTACGCGGCGGAATTCCACGTTGGCGGCTTCTTCTTTCACGACGCCACCTGGCGCGCGCAGTTTGGGCCTGGTACCAACCTGCCGCATGCCGACTATAGTTCAGGGGATTTTTCCAGCAACGGCACGCATGGCTGCATCAATTTACGGCTTTCCCAGGCGCAGTGGCTCTATGGCTGGCTTCAAGTCGGTACGCCAACCATCATCTTCTAA
- the ffh gene encoding signal recognition particle protein, giving the protein MFESLTTRLDAVFERLRGKGRLSENDVNEAMREVRQALLEADVSFKVVKQFVARVQERAIGSEVLESLSPAQQVIKIVHEQLVEMLGGTDGKTKLNYAGTPPTIIMLVGLQGSGKTTTVAKLANYLRKQGQHPLMVAADMQRPAAVLQLQQLGKQLNLPVYAEEPGARPPDICVRAIKYARENGATTAILDTAGRLHIDSELMQEVATIRERVHPQEVLLIADAMTGQDAVRVADDFNKAVGLTGLIMTKMDGDARGGASLSIREVTGVPIKFLATGEKADALEAFYPDRLASRILGMGDVLTLIERAQEQIDQKQAQKLEKKLREASFDLEDFLQQMRHLRKMGPLTQLLDMLPGFNKIAGSEIGKALQNEDQIKPIEAMILSMTLQERRHPEIINGSRKRRIARGSGKTVQDVNQLLKSFEQIRQMMKQVAAMQKGGRGRQNLFGGGRGFPFSL; this is encoded by the coding sequence ATGTTTGAAAGTTTGACCACGCGGCTCGATGCCGTGTTTGAGCGCCTGCGCGGCAAGGGTCGGCTCAGCGAAAATGATGTCAACGAGGCTATGCGCGAGGTGCGCCAGGCGCTCCTCGAAGCCGATGTCAGCTTCAAAGTGGTCAAGCAGTTTGTCGCTCGCGTGCAGGAGCGCGCCATTGGCAGCGAAGTGCTGGAAAGCCTGTCTCCGGCCCAGCAGGTCATTAAAATTGTTCACGAGCAGCTCGTTGAAATGCTCGGCGGCACAGACGGCAAAACGAAACTGAATTATGCGGGTACACCGCCCACCATCATCATGCTGGTGGGTCTTCAGGGTTCCGGCAAAACCACCACCGTCGCCAAGCTCGCCAATTATCTGCGCAAGCAAGGCCAGCATCCCTTGATGGTTGCCGCCGACATGCAGCGTCCCGCTGCTGTGCTGCAACTTCAGCAGCTTGGCAAGCAACTGAATCTACCAGTCTATGCTGAAGAACCCGGCGCCAGGCCGCCCGACATCTGCGTGCGCGCCATCAAATACGCGCGCGAGAACGGTGCTACCACCGCCATTCTCGATACCGCTGGCCGTCTGCACATTGACAGCGAACTCATGCAAGAGGTCGCCACCATCCGCGAGCGCGTTCACCCGCAAGAGGTGCTGCTCATCGCCGACGCCATGACCGGCCAGGATGCAGTGCGCGTCGCCGACGATTTCAACAAGGCTGTTGGGCTGACCGGGCTGATTATGACTAAAATGGACGGTGACGCGCGCGGCGGCGCGTCCTTGTCCATCCGCGAAGTGACTGGCGTCCCGATCAAATTCCTGGCGACCGGCGAAAAAGCGGATGCGCTGGAAGCCTTCTATCCCGACCGGCTGGCCTCGCGTATTCTAGGCATGGGCGATGTTCTGACCCTGATCGAACGCGCGCAGGAGCAGATCGACCAGAAGCAGGCTCAGAAACTCGAAAAGAAACTGCGCGAAGCCTCATTTGATCTGGAAGATTTTCTCCAGCAGATGCGCCATCTACGCAAGATGGGGCCGCTCACCCAGCTTCTGGATATGCTCCCCGGCTTCAACAAGATCGCAGGATCAGAGATCGGCAAAGCACTCCAGAACGAAGACCAGATTAAGCCCATCGAGGCGATGATCCTCTCGATGACCTTGCAGGAGCGTCGGCATCCAGAAATTATCAACGGCAGCCGCAAGCGGCGCATAGCCAGAGGCAGCGGCAAGACGGTTCAGGATGTCAACCAGCTTCTAAAGAGCTTCGAGCAGATTCGCCAGATGATGAAGCAAGTGGCCGCCATGCAGAAAGGCGGCAGGGGCCGCCAGAACCTCTTTGGCGGAGGGCGCGGCTTCCCCTTTAGTTTGTAG
- a CDS encoding tetratricopeptide repeat protein — MAARHLLEYSIVSAHTMPPTRQQVERALEAAGLGRVDLWEPSGPGDPPGMLARFLAHERDGVATARVEISFQGERVVGEVNRAMFLVLARSLGRTDARILKTGQLSLEVEVNVKDTAHLTYLNWTIWLIDVLLNITEGVVIDPAAQCCRGRAEWEKCAGPFDISRHVALHVTEWDRETRWVHSHGMEKFAQPDLELVEVPPSLVHEAILLVNQIAASLAKGTPLRAGQTLPLGPIGEARLITSVSPEDHQGPFGRLRLVEVGRQGSLRANQATTLLGAGAYLEGCHLAETGQVEEALACFDRVLAADPNAEAALGAKASTLLVAQRPEEAAKVAEHLQSLSQTNPDGPYIAGQAFVALGRYNEAALHFTAAIQRNSDDPGLFQARARCYLALGRHQEAAADQGRAAFLALEPR, encoded by the coding sequence ATGGCTGCCCGACACCTGTTGGAGTATAGCATCGTCTCCGCCCATACAATGCCTCCGACACGTCAACAGGTAGAGCGCGCCCTGGAAGCAGCAGGTTTAGGAAGGGTTGATCTCTGGGAGCCGAGCGGCCCCGGTGACCCACCAGGCATGCTGGCGCGGTTTCTGGCCCACGAACGGGACGGAGTCGCCACCGCCAGAGTAGAAATCAGCTTCCAGGGTGAGCGCGTTGTCGGGGAAGTGAATCGCGCGATGTTCCTGGTGCTGGCGCGCAGCCTGGGCAGGACCGACGCGCGCATTCTGAAAACCGGCCAGCTCTCTCTGGAAGTCGAGGTCAACGTCAAAGATACGGCTCATCTCACTTACCTGAATTGGACCATCTGGCTCATTGATGTCCTGCTCAATATCACCGAGGGGGTCGTTATCGATCCGGCGGCGCAATGCTGCCGGGGCCGCGCCGAATGGGAAAAATGCGCCGGTCCTTTTGACATTTCGCGCCATGTCGCCCTGCATGTCACCGAATGGGACCGTGAAACACGCTGGGTTCACTCTCACGGCATGGAAAAGTTCGCCCAACCTGATCTGGAACTGGTAGAAGTCCCTCCTTCCCTGGTCCACGAAGCCATTCTGCTGGTCAATCAAATCGCCGCTTCGCTGGCGAAGGGAACCCCACTGCGCGCCGGGCAGACCCTTCCTCTTGGCCCCATTGGCGAAGCGCGGCTCATCACCAGCGTCAGCCCTGAAGACCACCAGGGACCGTTTGGCCGCCTGCGCCTGGTCGAAGTGGGGCGCCAGGGCAGCCTGCGCGCCAATCAGGCCACAACGCTCCTTGGCGCCGGGGCTTATCTGGAGGGATGCCATCTTGCCGAAACAGGGCAGGTCGAAGAGGCGCTTGCCTGCTTTGACCGCGTCCTGGCCGCCGACCCCAACGCAGAAGCTGCGCTTGGCGCTAAAGCCTCGACACTCCTGGTAGCCCAGCGCCCAGAGGAAGCAGCGAAAGTGGCAGAACACCTGCAAAGCCTGAGCCAGACGAACCCTGATGGCCCCTACATTGCCGGTCAGGCGTTCGTGGCTCTTGGCCGCTATAATGAAGCGGCTCTCCATTTCACCGCAGCAATCCAACGCAACTCCGACGATCCCGGCCTCTTTCAAGCGCGCGCGCGCTGCTATCTGGCGCTGGGCCGCCACCAGGAGGCGGCTGCCGACCAGGGCCGCGCGGCCTTCCTGGCGTTGGAGCCACGCTGA
- a CDS encoding nucleotide pyrophosphohydrolase has translation MSDELTTVQYLKGVVEQFVEEREWNGRLQPKDLTMGLEIEVAEIAEHFHFKDDEEIERELDDARKRRAIGYEIADVLYYLLALSSKLGIDISQTFLEKMDQTEQRVPVYLARGQTGKLSRLPAG, from the coding sequence ATGTCCGATGAACTCACAACGGTACAATACCTCAAGGGCGTGGTTGAACAATTTGTAGAAGAACGCGAATGGAACGGGCGATTACAGCCCAAAGACTTGACGATGGGGTTGGAGATAGAGGTTGCGGAAATCGCTGAGCATTTTCACTTCAAGGATGATGAGGAGATTGAGCGTGAGCTAGACGACGCGCGGAAACGACGCGCGATAGGCTATGAGATTGCTGATGTCTTGTATTACCTGCTGGCGCTCTCATCGAAGCTTGGTATAGACATCAGCCAGACATTCTTAGAAAAGATGGATCAGACCGAGCAGCGCGTGCCAGTCTATCTGGCGCGAGGGCAGACAGGAAAGCTCAGTAGATTGCCCGCAGGGTGA